TCCCAGAAATTGAACGACTAGCTCGTCGAGAGAATTTCGATGGCACTTACCAACAACTAGTCTGGACGCACAAGCGATGCATCCATGATGTTGAAGAAGCCATCTATCATTGTGGCCAAATCCTGCGTATTGTTCGAAGTATGCCACGGACCGTTCGCCCTCCTTGGTGGGCTGGTGCCATCTACCGCGCAGGCCTGGTACTTTGGACCGACAGTCTCACACACAAGGAACAGTCCTCGCCGCGCAATAATGGCATGTTCCCATCTGTGCCCGGCCCTTCCTTCGCGATCGATGCTCTACCGGCCGATCATCCTCTCATCATACGATACCTGACCAAGCGGGAAGGCGTGCCATGCGTGACGAAACGTGACGGCTCTCAGATGAGTCTGGATCGTGCATATCCTGTCCTGCAGCACTGCatcgaagtcatcgacgaAGGAGCTTCCAATCGATTCTCAGACGGCATTCGGTCGAAGATCGATAAGCTGGCTCGAGGTTAAAGGACAGACCTCGTCGCCACTGGGCGCCATCACTCCTTTCGGAACACAGCAATTTCCCCTTTCCCGCATCCACTGTCCTTTTTGTGTTCTTCATCGCGCTATGGGTGGCGAAAACTTTATTCTTGCAAGCATGGTGCGATAGCGTCGGAGTTCTTCTTGTTTGGGCGGGCGTGTGCATAGGGTGGGAACAAACGATGTCATGTCATTTGGAGAGAGTTCCAAGCTCCTCTTCGGTAATGTTTGAAATGAAGGAAGGCAGGCTAAGGATCAGGAACATGAACAAAAGCGATGGGCGCAGAGGAACTGCTGCTCGCAGCGGACATCGCTCCTATATACAACGAATGCTCAAGGGAAAGTTCCGCGGGCTACGAGAAAGCTAGCTATTATTTGTGTTGCTCCCTAAGCAATCTGCGCTTCCTTCGGGATTTCCTATGCGACCGTTATTAATGCACCGATTTTGGCCAGAGACCACGGTTCTCCGCACTACTCCATTGGCAAAGCAAGGTGTGTTGCTACCATGTCCACACGTTGGATATGCCCGTGCTATTTCGCTCCTGCAGACAGCGGTCGCGTCCGTCGGACAAGTTCCCTGCGGTGATCACAACAAAGACTACCCCAAGTAAAGGATCCGGACTCTTCAGCACTTACTTACTGCATTGGCATGACGAGTTGCGAGGCTGTGTACTGACTATGACGACCTGAGCAGGCAAGCCACTGTCCTCTCGCGGCCTAAGCTGCAGCAGTCATTGCTACTGACGCGCAATACCGCCTTTGTCGAGATGCTGAAACATCAACGGCTCTCTAAATGTGTGTTCTTGGCTTCGTGTTTTTTCAGGAGAACTTTGTCCGCAGCCGCGTGAAGAAGTCCGACAAGACGCAGTGTAGATCTTCAAACTTCCAAGAACGAGGTCTCTCGTGATCACGGCAAGCTTTTGAATCGTCGGAGAATGGTTTTCTGTCCCTGACGTGCCTGCAGCAGACAGCTGTAGGTGCAGCACTTGAACGCTGTTGACAGACAATTTCTGCGAGCTGCTTTGCATCGTGCAGTCGTTCCGTCAGTGCCCATTGGCAGCCATCGATGCCCGGCGATGAACCTGAAACAGGTACTGCGGAAAGATATGCATCGAGTTCCGGGGCTGTATTCGAGGACAAATCCAAATTAATGAGTGCCTGAGCAATACTGCAGCTTTCCAACATTGTTTGTTGGTGCTGCTCGGTCCATGCGAAAAGACGTTGGTTTCCATCGGAAACCATCGAACAAACCATATTGTCGTTCACAACGGCCCAACGCAGGGAACAATTTGATTCAAGCACTTGTTGCACAAATCACGTTGAATGCAACTCTGATCGATGGAGGATCAACTGTAACTGTAAAAACTTCACACCGCAACACGAATCGGTACCGACGTTACCGCCTGAAGTCAGTACCACCTAGTTGTTCAGATAGACTTCACAAGGTTCAAGGCTGCTTGAGACGGCATCCCACCCAGAAATGCTTGGTTTGACCGCTCAGCTTCCTACACTTAGAAAAATGTTAATCGGGCAATTCTCCTACAAGAGCCCCAAAACTGCCTTCAAAATGCAAAACAGAAAGTTTCACTATCGCGTGAGATGAGGTTCCTTCCAGCACTGATGAGGTATTTACAGCAACACGAATACCACATCGCCGAAAGAGAACACGAATTTCGTCGCAAAGTCCGACATGGCACCCCACACGAATGTCCGGAGCGGAGACGACGTTCCGGCTTGCGTAATCCTCTGCAGCTTTCCCCGTTTTGTGTCTTATTCGCTGGCAGGATGCTCGCGAGAAAGCGGTTCCTGCAGGGAAGCTGTTGAGTCCGCGAAAAGTCAAAATAGAAACATAAATTGCCAGGATGTCGTTCCTCTACAACACTTGCCAAGAGCTCGCGCTCTCGGCCTTCGACGATGACGCCGAACCACATTTTTGTCGTTTCAACGGGCGGCGATTTTGCAGAGTGGTAGCGTGGACGTTGCAAGATCGGAGCCGAGAGGGGTAAGCGAATCGTTTCTCCGCGATTTGTCCTTCGTTGGCCAGGCATTCGCTTTTGGCAACGGTACTGTATCGATGATACGCAGCGGTCTGTGACACTTCGCGCTTTCGCTCTCTCGCACATAGCAACGCAGtgcgaagatggagaaaGCCGATATTCTCTTGCGTAGGTCGCTCGAGCAACTCTTGCTCGGCAGACGATACCGAGTCCGTCGGTTCGTTGTTGCAAGGTTGGTCGTCCAGGCACACACAGCGAAGCGTGAATAGTAACCAGGCCGCCTTTTCCTGAGTTTATGTCCGAAACATATATATGTTTCCAGGCCCATCGTTCTCCCTCAGAAGATGTCAACTACtcctgcatcatcatcagaaACTCCCAACACCAAGAACGATCGCCTTTCACTCGATCCTCTAGGCGCTATATCGAAATCGAACGCACTCTCCAATCACTATCTCTCTCTATTAGCCAACCCAAGCAAAATGTCTTCAGCTTTCCCATGGGGCATTGAGACCTCTCGTCTCGACGGCAAGGTCGCTCTCGTCACAGGATCCGGCCGTGGTATCGGAGCTGCCATCGCACAAGAACTCGCTCGACGAGGAGCGAAAGTTGTTGTGAACTACGCCAACTCATCCGACGCCGCCGAAAAGGTCGTTGGTGCTATCAAGGAGCACGGCGGAGATGCCATTGCCCTCCAAGCAGATGTTGGCGATGTCTCACAAACCATCAAGCTCATGGACCAAGCCGTCGAGCACTTCGGCCAACTCGACATTGTCTGCTCGAACTCCGGTGTTGTGTCATTCGGACACTTGAAGGATGTGACAGAAGAGGAGTACGACCGCGTTATGAGAATCAACACTCGTGGACAATTCTTCGTTGCAAGAGAAGCATACAAGCACCTGTCTGTGGGCGGCAGAATCATCATGATGGGTTCCATCACTGGTCAGGCAAAGGGTGTGCCAAAGCACGCAGTATACTCTGGATCCAAGGGTGCCATCGAGACATTCGTGCGATGCATGGCTATCGACTGCGGTGACAAGAAGATCACCGTGAACTGTGTCGCACCTGGTGGTATCAAGACCGACATGTACCACGCCGTGTGCAGAGAGTACATCCCAGATGGAGAGAAGCTGAGCGATGACGAGGTTGATGAGGTGAGTTCCGATCAAGATCCTGTCCTTGAACGTGTGCTAACAGTCCTCGCAGTACGCAAAGACATGGTCCCCAATGGCTCGCGTTGGCCAGCCAGTCGACATTGCACGTGTTGTTGGCTTTTTGGCCTCTCAAGACGGCGAGTGGGTCAACGGCAAGGTCATTGGCATTGACGGTGCCGCTTGCATGTAAAGCTCTCAATCGAATCTTTGCCCGACTTTTAGCGTATGCATAGATCCGGTTTCAATCGGCTTGTGCGCGAGGTAGATATCCAGGTAGCGAATTCAAACGATGCTCATGTCAACCGGACTTTGTGCCGCAATGCACTCAATAATGGAGAACTGTCGTCGGAGAGTACACCGTTGCCCCTCCAGCCCACCTCCACAAGTGTGGCAGCCAAGAACAACACTTGCAAGCGACCCGTGGTATGCCGTTTAGTAGTTAGTGAGTTACTGCTGGGAAGTCATGATGATCATACTGCATTCTGACAATACATAATGGAGTTGTCATATGAAGAGCCACACTGGCGTGGCGAATGCCGGATCGTGAGATGCTAGTCGACAATCAATCGCTGGACCTGTCTCCGAACGAACACTCCTTACGTGCTTATGATTGTGCCAGGGATGTTTTAGTGTCCAAGCCGTCGTCGCACCAAGATCGGAGCCATCGTGGAACCAAGATCTCCCTTGCGAAAGAACCACGCTATACTCCGTAGCGTATCCGCCTATGCGGTAGTCGTGTGGCTTTTCCGTTGGCCAAGTCAATGTTGCACAACATAATCCCATGATAGTACATGTGGATATTCCGATAGTCTCACGTTGAGCCCAGTAGCGGCGTGcaatgcagcagcatggaAATTGGAGCCAAGTGTCGTCATGCGGACGTTTACATCTGGTATACGAAAAACGCAGCCGAGCATGGTATCGGAAACGCAGCGGCAGCTTTGCAAGCCACAACATGCGCTGGCAGGAGTAGTTAGTCCAATGTCTGGCGCTCGTTGGACCTTGCCGCAGATACGTACCGCAACCACTAATGCCGTTGTATGTGAGATGCCCAAAAGCTCGGGTGAGGAATTCTCAGGGTCGCTTTGTGCTGTTGTCAAACATTGCCAGTCATCAGCTCATAGTTCGCGGCTCCTACGTTGTTATTGAGCTTCCGCCGCTTCGCCACAGGCTGTGCAGTCGCTTCAGGTGCCACAGCTTGAAACTTTGTGTCTCGCTGGAACGAGAAAATCGGGTCTTTCCAGTCTCTATGTCGGGGTTTCTTGCGCCCATTGCGAGGGTTATAGGAGCCGATCAATTGCAGCACCGGCTTGTTGCTTGAAGCAATGCCTTTGGCATTGGCTATGAAATTCTTGGCGAACTCTGCCCATATGGTCGCGAGGTCGCACCCAGCACGGGTGTTACTTCTGATCAGCTGCTGTACAGGATTGCTACAATCGATCAGCTCAGTTGAACACGACTGTCTTCGCAAGGAAGCCTTGTTGAATCAATTCGACCAAACGCATTTCGCGAAGGGCTGGAAGAGAAGTCGAACTGGTACTCACGGATTGCAGAGACTCCAGCCTGCTACGCCTTGTCCTTTGCGAATAGCTTCCTCCCAGTATCCTCCACATCTAAACACAGTGAACACCTGTAGAGCAGGGAAATGGCTCAGGTACTGCAGAGAGTGCGGAGTGAGGTCCCATTGTGCGCCAAGGAACATCAGCTCGAGCTTGGACATCGCTCCTAAATCCTTCGCTGCAGACGCCCAGGCCCGCAAGATTCGGTCA
This genomic interval from Cercospora beticola chromosome 7, complete sequence contains the following:
- a CDS encoding uncharacterized protein (antiSMASH:Cluster_4) translates to MPFDRENGLVYTERVMKANGHRRCFYDKHHMPSLELPKHPDRGARSLVDMAKGTLFRNTDMLDASSLQGLTQGVIEQLWRWANDCNAVSLHVWQVFARTNRLMVHDMKKRRIPCMRPACLASIANDANMAWLVRLTIKDLAIDMDDAISIRKIPNLQTFYIRGSGARQEGVSDRILRAWASAAKDLGAMSKLELMFLGAQWDLTPHSLQYLSHFPALQVFTVFRCGGYWEEAIRKGQGVAGWSLCNPNPVQQLIRSNTRAGCDLATIWAEFAKNFIANAKGIASSNKPVLQLIGSYNPRNGRKKPRHRDWKDPIFSFQRDTKFQAVAPEATAQPVAKRRKLNNNVGAANYELMTGNV
- a CDS encoding uncharacterized protein (SMCOG1001:short-chain dehydrogenase/reductase SDR~antiSMASH:Cluster_4); translated protein: MSSAFPWGIETSRLDGKVALVTGSGRGIGAAIAQELARRGAKVVVNYANSSDAAEKVVGAIKEHGGDAIALQADVGDVSQTIKLMDQAVEHFGQLDIVCSNSGVVSFGHLKDVTEEEYDRVMRINTRGQFFVAREAYKHLSVGGRIIMMGSITGQAKGVPKHAVYSGSKGAIETFVRCMAIDCGDKKITVNCVAPGGIKTDMYHAVCREYIPDGEKLSDDEVDEYAKTWSPMARVGQPVDIARVVGFLASQDGEWVNGKVIGIDGAACM